One Vicingus serpentipes DNA window includes the following coding sequences:
- a CDS encoding DUF1987 domain-containing protein has protein sequence MENYKVEATENTPLIELDHNNHTLLFQGDSRPENVQQFYSPVIEWLDNYWKHLYFLKDLNNASIKIDCNFKFEYFNSSSAKYIMDIITMLSKFDNGVTLNINWYYEEMDEDMQEAGEEFEDMMGVKFNFIQL, from the coding sequence AATTGAATTAGATCACAATAATCATACATTGTTGTTTCAAGGTGATTCAAGACCAGAAAATGTTCAACAATTTTATAGCCCTGTAATAGAATGGTTAGATAATTATTGGAAGCATCTTTATTTTTTAAAAGACTTAAACAACGCTTCTATTAAAATTGACTGTAATTTCAAGTTTGAATATTTTAATTCATCTTCAGCAAAGTATATAATGGATATTATAACAATGCTATCCAAATTTGATAATGGAGTAACACTAAATATAAACTGGTACTACGAAGAAATGGATGAAGATATGCAAGAAGCTGGAGAAGAATTTGAGGACATGATGGGAGTTAAATTTAATTTTATTCAACTTTAA